agaaggggggggacATTTAGCAAGGAAAGGAATAGGTCTTTCCATGTCGGTCAGAGGCACAGACTTACAGGCAAAACTTTGCTCTCACTTAACCGACgtcctacccccacccccgccccgatAAATCAGGTAATTCTTTGGAGCTCTGCTTTTGGCTGTAGCTCACTTCATGTGCTCTCCATGGCTCCCTGATTCCCTCTAAGCATTCAAAGCCAGAGCAAGTGATTCAGGTTCTGTTCCTTCTTCCCCCACCTGCTCAGCTCCAGGCAGTAGGATGAGGGAAAATGACCTCAAATGTACTTGAAGTGGAATTTTCTTTGTCATCCAATAAACAATGTTAcccatttttaaagagatatttacTAAGATCCCTCAAAATGTGTGTTCAACTCTGGATAGTTATTATAAAGACCCTGGAggagttttatgttatttttgtagcTCATAAATGATTTGGGTTGGCAGGCATTTCAGAGTGTGACATGTAGGGCCAGTTGTCCAGCCTGGGTTGTTCACTGCTGGTACAGGGAAGGTAGAGTCAGTGGACCGGTGAGCCTGGTCCCACTTGATTGTACACATTGTGACGACAGTGTCAGATTGAGAAAGGTGAAGGACTTGCTGTCATTCTATGACCCAGTAGAATATGTGGTATAAACAGCAAGACCTACTTTACAACTGCAGCAAGGTGGTCACCAAGTGATCTATGTAATAGGCTTATATTTTGGGCACACATCAGGCCCTATTGCCCTAAAATCACTTCCATGGCTTCTCAAGGTGGAAATCCCACCATTAGAGGACTAtctttttgtatctttaaaataccATATTTAAAACTTCGTCTTCTGAGATTGGCTTGGGGCAGCAATGGTACCTGGCGTGCATATGCACTTGGGGttccagggaggggcagaaaggtcTTCTCCTTTGTCACAGTTGTCCCTGATCCTGGCAAATAGCACCTTGTGGCTTTATGGAAAAAGGGTAGGATCTGGGATGACCTTGCTCTTTTTGATTTctctagaagaaaaatgaaataaaaaaaaagattgcaaaaTGCTTTCTGGTAGAAGAAAATCTGTCAAATCCACCAagtcctcctttcctctttctagGCCCTCAAACCTTTTCAATATGGCTCTTGGCAGTTCTAGCATCCCCATCTCTGGAATGAAAGCCCATTAAATAGGAGGTGGTTTTCTCTAGAGCTGACAGGAGGCTTGCATTGAGACTGACACCAAAAGAAGGTCTTGATCCTTCTCCATCAGAACCACGGTCGTCGCCGAACCTTGACAAGAAAAGTATTTATGGGTTCCTTGGTTCTTAGGACATTAAACCATTTGTATCTCgtcattcatttttctctaagGATGCCCTTGTATGTTCTTGTTTGTACAGGGAGCTGTGGCCATGGTGGTGTGGTGAATATCAGCAAGCCGACCATCGTTCAGCTCAACTGGAGAGGGTTTTCCTTTAAGTATGGTGCCTGGGGTCGGGATTACTCTCCCCAGCAACCAAATGGAGGGCTGTATTGGGTGGCACCTCTGAATACAGATGGGAGACATCTGGAATATTACAGGCTCTACAATACCCTGGATGATTTGCTATTGTATATAAATGCCCGAGAATATCGGATTACCTATGGCCAAGGCAGTGGTACAGCGGTTTATAACAACTACATGTATGTCAACATGTACACTAGCCGGAATATTGCCAAAATTAACCTGAATGACAGCAGGGTTGAAGTGACTCAAACTCTCCCTGATGCTGCCTATAATAACCGCTTTTCGTATGCTAATGTCGATTGGCAAGATATTGACTTGGCTGTGGATGAGAATGGGTTGTGGGTGATTTATGCAACCGAAGCCAGCACTGGTAACATGGTGATTAGCAAACTCAATGACACCACACTCACGGTGCTAGACACTTGGTATACGAGACAGTATAAACCATCGGTTTCTAACGCCTTCATGGTGTGCGGGGTTCTGTATGCCACCCGCACTCTGAACACCAGAGAGGAAGAGATTTTCTACTACTATGACACAAacacagggagagagggcagTCTAAACGTTGTAATGCCTAAGATGCGGGAGAGAGTTCAGAGCATTAACTACCACCCTTTTGACCAGAAACTTTTCGTCTATAATGATGGTTACCTTCTCAATTATGATCTGATCTTTAACAAGGAACCCAAGTAAGTTGTGGaaggatgagagagaaataaaaggttccttgaaaaaaatggtctttttcacttatttagcTATCCGCGGGGGGGATTTGGAAGTGAGTTTGCTTAGTAGTGATACTTGGGAGCATAGTTCTATCGCACTGAAGACTTAGGATATTTGCCCTGATTTGGTAAGTTCTTTTGGAAGCCGTCTGCCTCCAAAGAATGCATTTCCCTAGTGAAAATAAGGTCCTTGCAGGGTAGATGGGATTGTGGGGGTCTAGGGACATTATAGGTTCAAGGAAGGTGTCAGTGAGACAGCtccagaaatcaaggaattaaagAGAACCCTATGGCTTTTGGGGATTCTTTGTAAGGATGGGTGTCAATGACCAGCTCTCCTCCATGTAGCCAGGTTAATTCATCCATGCCTGAAAGAAACCTGATCTCAATTAGGCAGATTAATACTTGAAACTCCTTGAGGGATCAAGTCTCCATCTTTGGTTTTTCTTACTAGCATCTGGACAGTGTTTTATATGTAGCAGATTAGTAAACTTAGCATGCTTGTATTATATCTGTGAGATGCTCAGAGTTTTCTAGAGAGAGGCTCTTTTATGCACTAAATTGTACCCTGTAAATCAGTCCCAGATGGACCTGCAGGTGGgggatttgatttttcttttatccctTTTGTCCACCTCTAGAAGAGTCAGTAGAACCCTCCTACCTCATAACTCCATTCCAAAGGCGCGCAGAAGACTAGAACCAGATTTACCAACCAGTTCCCTCCTCCCATTTCCTACCTCCTGCTTTTTATGAGAATTAACCAGTTTTTTTATGGAATgggtagaataaaaacaaaattacacttTTTGTCTCATCATGAAATTACACTTACATGACTCTAGGACTGTAAGAACAGATGGCAGTGATAAAATAATAGCGTATCTGGTTACATGACAAAGCCCTTGGAGCATATGTGACATTTGTATTAAGTCATATCAATTGTTTCATGCAAGGGTTGTCTTTGTTTAAGCCTAAaagttgtaagaaaataaatttttttttgaggaagacatatttttaaaaaaccattgaAAATATCTAGTAAATCAGTGCAGTTTGAAAACCTAGCAGGTGTATGTGCTTCTGTGCTTTTGGATGGCTTTCTCTTCCAGTCTTGGTCTGTTTCCCCTTGATGTTCATGAGTCCCAGTCTATAGGACTGGCTCTTTAAATGCTATAACCATCCCcttttaataaatgattaaagTGTGTTTTGATAtaaatgttgtctttttttttttaactcttttatttttattataaaaagccTCTTAATAGGATGGTCTCCACCTTGCTGTGAGGTACAGTGTGGCTACCTCCCAAACACCAATGCCCAGGAAATCATACACCTAACAGCAGATAACATCAAGACTTTTAGAAAGAGTCCAAAGTCAGGCTGGctctttagttttcatttccctttaaaaTCCATTGTTTCTGGCAGCTTTTGTTGTAGGAGGCTGCACTCTTTTCTTTGGGGATATGACCTTATGTACTTATTAATTTGCATGACTGATCTGATTATTTCCAACGTTAGACTATATTTGTGTGGCTTATGTTCCTTTTCCAACCGAGCTGTTAAAATGGGTCAGAAGCCTCCAGATCTTCCCTAAACAGAAGGTCTTGGCCAGAAAGCAAAGAGACTAAGTGGCCATATTGGAGAGAGAAATACCTTTACCAAAGACAATGTATAGGGGGACAGGTGACCTAGAGCTGGAAGGGAAGACAGACCTGGCTAGTGTAGTTAGTCCTACTGAAATGCTCATTTTTAATACAcgccatactttttttttttttttaggcaggTGGTAGCTatgatatttagtatttttagcagggttattctgtatttttcaggCTGAGCATAGAGACAGGTATGGCCTTCAAAATGCAACAAGATGTGAAGATAAAGACCAGTATGTCATGTGAGATATAAGTTAAAAAACAGTGATGCTACCTTAATCTGGCCAGCGGGCAATTTTCCAGATGAATGTTCTACCACATTCATAGTATGATCTCTGAAGATCtggaaaagaaggcaggaagccAAAGTAACCCTAGCAGTCAGCTTCTTATTTAAATGACTACAGAAGCATTTGCCTGACATTTCCCTTCAGAACCTTCTTCCACTGGATGTGGTGTATCAGGGGTGTATGCAGGGGCTGCCTGCTGGAAATTTCCCTACTGGGAAGGCTGAACAGCTAATTGAAGGATTGAGATGCTGGAGTTTATTGCAATGCAGTTGCACAGTGGAAACTTTAGCTCAGGATTCATCAGCTAATgccctttgggggggggggggggaattggatgtatatattttaaatcagctttattgagatgtaatttacatgAGGTAAAacatatcaatttttttaagtttatttatttattttgagagagagagagcacaagtcggggcggaacagagagagagggagagagagagagaatcccaagcagattccacactgtcagcacagagcccgacatggggctcaaactcacgaaccatgaaatcatgacctgagcaggaatcaagagtcagacacttaaccgactgagccacccaggtgtcccaaatctGCCAACTTTAAGTGTGCAGTTAAATGCCAGTTGTATAAAGGCTACCACAATTAGGATGcataacatttccatcacctcccaAAAGTGTTCTTGTGCCCTTTCGGAGTCAGACCCCACCCTCATCTCCTGGTGCCTGCCAACCACtgatctcttttctctctctggaatcatataatatgtagccttttgagtctggcttctttagGCTGAAAAAGAGAAGTTGTGGACTGAAATTACCCCCAGGGGTTAACAGCATTGCTCTCAAGGTTCCCTACATTTTTATTACCTGGGGGAGATCTCTGGTGACCTCCTTCCTTGTACCTGTTCCCCCCTGGCCTGGAATTGCCGTGGGAAGGACCTAGCTCTGGGTGTCGATCAAACCTACCTACCTGGCAGCATGCCCCAAACCTGAAACTTCCTTTGTCCCCAGCCTTAGTCAACATTTGGTCCCCGATCTCTACCCCTGAGCCGCAAGCATGTCTACCCAGATGAGTTCTGATCTTAATTAAAGATGCCCGTAGCTAAGAGCACAGGATTTGGAGTCAAACAAAACCAGATGTGACTTTTGGTTCTGCTGCTCACAAGTGGTATGGCTTTAGGACAGTGTCCTTAATTTTTTGGAGACTCAGTATCATTctctatataatggaataaaacCACCTACCTCAGGGTCCTGTTGGGTGAATTAAATGATATCAGGTATGGAAAGTGTTTAGTACAGTTTTCAGCGCATGCTCTACCCTCAACAAAGAGTTATTACCTTCGTTTCTCATTCTGAATTTTAGGTTCAGTGTGGTTATTGGGTTGACAAGATACACAGCTCCTTGGGGTCAGAAGTTACATCTTCTCCTCTACAAGACTTGTTGTGAGTAGGAACTCTTCAAGCAGGTGCCATTTTGTTGTGAAAGAGTTCCAAAGGCACCCTCTCTTCGTCCTCAACTCCGAGACTTCCCCTCAGAGCCGATGTTTATTGTGTTCTGACGTCAAAACACAGATTGGCACCAGCAGCAGGAGCGGAggcccctttccctttcttttgagCCCCTGAAAGCCTAAATGAAGGCTCGTTTTTATCAGGGGTGGGACCAAAATAGATGCATGCGTTCTGCTACTTGCTTTGCTGTAGTCAACAAGGACATCATCTTCTCAGAACAGGGATGGGTATTTATTTTGAACTCTACTTTTAGtccagtttatttctcttttagggTGTGTTTTCATTGCCAGCCTGAAGAACATCCTTTCCATCTCTTCTTGATTCGTGAGCCACTGAGAAGGAAATGGCAGTGGATGGACCGACGGTGACTATAGGGCTGCCTTCATGACGACGTAGGGAGGTTCTGGGCCTGAGCCCTCGGTCATCTCAAACAGATGTCACACCATGAGGGATGATTAGCCTCCTGTGCTCCAGAACGTTCCGAAACAACGAAAAGGGTGAATTGTGACAcatcagaaaataaaaggcaggCACGTTTGTAAGGCACGCTCCCAGCCAGTGGGACAGACCAGCTGGCCTGGCTCATCGACGAGAGATGCTATTTGAGTTGTCAGTTCAGTTGCCAGGCCTCACATCTGTAGCTTGGGATGCGCCCACTTGTCTCTGAGATCTGCATCTGCTCCTGGAGTTCATTCAAAGGGAATGGCTCTTGGAATCAAGGTCCGCTGTGGAAAAGGATGGCCTTTTCTGTCCAGCAGGGAGGCTTCTCCTTGGGGGCCATCTCTGGACCTGGAACCTGGAAGGATGGTTTCCCGGGCCCTGGCCCCTCTGGGGAATATTAAAGAAAGACCCGTGGTGTGTTTGGGGGCTTCTATGTGGTTTGTCCGGAGCTCAGTGTTTGTGGCAGGCAGAGGAGGATAAGGATGGAATGATACCGTGGGCCAGGGTTTATATAACATCAAAGGAACTTCATTCCTGAGGCTTCACTCAGGAAATTTAAACTGACTCCAAATCTCTCTTTTTAGGCAGATTCTTGCAGCTCACGTGTTCTTTTTGGTTGTGGCctataatgtttttatgtattgttaGTGATTTATTTTGACTTTCTTTCACCTTGGTAGCTGATATCAGTCCGTTCAgggcagaagcagagacagaaatgTCTTTTAACTGGGGTGCCGCTAACTGCCATATTAAACCTCATAGCCTTAGAGACTTAGTTCCATAGCAGTAGCCGGTGTTTTCTCCCTTATTCAGTGACCGCTACTTTCACCATTTTGTTCTTGGTCATTGTGTCTATAACATCTTCGTCATCTCTAACACCTCCTTCCCCCAGCCACCCACAAAGACTGGTTGTGGTTTTATCCGGTGCCATGATGACGGCCAAGAGCTTCTCTTCCAAACAGTGATGCACGGACCCAGGCTCATTCTCTTCCCTCCTGCAGCTTCCCCGCCTCCACACGTAGCTTTCAAGGTCACTGTGCTTGTCTGCATCCCAcaagcagaggggagagaagcaCGGAAGCTTTGAAGTATTGGCCGTTTAGCTCAGATCTGAAAGTGGTGTCCAACTGTGATGGATTGGTATGGGTCCCAGTCCGTTAACATAGGGTCACACCTAATTCTTAAGGAAGGCTTGGAGACACACAGGTTAGTTGGGTgcacaggagaaaagaaaatgggttgGTGAACACTCAGCCAGTCTGCCTCACCACTCTAGGTATTGCCAGAAGGATTTAACATAGAGAAGCAAGTGCTTACAAATCCCCGGAAAGGCTGGAGGCAGGAGAACTAGAGGCTGCCATTTAACATTCGGCTTTGAGGTCACACTTTTTGCCAACTGCTACTATGTCTGGTGTCATCCTTGTACCCTCCAAAGTGGTACCAGCCATCGGCACGTGGAGCCCCTTTGCTGCCAACCCTCACCTCTGCTGGTACCCACTTAACCACTGGCACACTTGCAAAGCCTTCCACCTTCCAAAGCTGCTGTAAGTGGATCTTGTTCACTGAACCTGCACGGACCCAGAAATGTAGCCATACCGGAGACTGGGAGATGTGGTTTCAATCTTCCTTTGCTGGGATACAGGGAAGATGATACAAGTTGGAACTGATACTAGAGCCAATAGACTGTGGCACAGCAACCTTATTCGGTGACCACTGCTTTTCACCATTCCTGCTGTTCCCATTTTGTCTCTggtcactgcttttttttttttttttttagcttgtccTTCATCTCCTGGTCATtcatcactgttttctttttaatgctcaCTCCCAGTGGTGGCTTTGCCTGATGCTGCCATAATGGGAGAGTTTCTCCTCTGACAGTGGTCAATCTGAATGAACTTTCAAAGGGAAGCTGGCTTTTGCAACTGTATAGTTCCTCTGTCAGACTCCATCAGAGATATTGGAATGGTACTGACATCAAAGGTAAATCCATCCTAGGGATCCAGTAGTGTCCTAGGAGGGTCTCCTATTTCTATTGGTGGAAGCATCTAGGAAGTTCTAGAACTTGGGCTGTACCCTGTTTCACATTCTCCCCTTGGATGATATTTCCCTCCACTGACTTAGAGGGTCCTTGACTGACAGGCTGACTTTTGGAGGTGATGCTTTACCCAGAACTCCTGAGGTGACAGTGCAGATAGGGACACCCCTCCCCTACCCCGAGGGCCTTTCACCAGGCTCTGATCTGCTCCTGAAGAGAATCATGGTAAGGACAGTAGCATGGTGTTGCTTTCCAGCGAAAACATAGCTTGTCACTTTTCTCAGAGCCATCCTGGGCGGGGCTGCACCACAAGGAGTTCCACAGCCCCCCTGAGACCATCTGCTGCTTGCTGGAGTCCGGGTGGCAGATTTTCTAGAAGGATCTCAGAAGTCAATGAGTAAAGGCAGAACTGCCCTGGAGAGGAGGAATTCTGGCAGCATAAGCTCAGGGAATTCGTTTGGGAAAGAAAGTTTATAATAACAGTGTTCTAGTTACTGCTGAATAAAACATTCACAGAGCTTTTGTTCTCCCAGCAGAAAAATAGAATACCCTGGTGGCAATAGAATGGTTGTTCTgtttaaatgttgtttttaataaaaatcagatGGTAGCAGTCATTTGACCTCTACACTGCTCCCCTCCGGGTCTTGTACGGGGCCTCCTCTGGGAGCACACCGGACACCATGTCCTGGGGCCGTATGGAGGCGCTCTCCTCGAAGCAGATGGGGAAACAGCCATTTGAACGAATGGGGCATGAGCCCAGAGAAGGTACAACCAGCTGCAGAAAGACCAGTAAATATGGTTGTTACACATCTGGTAGGTAGTTCAGCAGCGACACAGCTAATGGTGCTGGTATTTAAACGGCCATTAGTAGACTTTGGCTTCTGCGTGCCCAATTAAGAAATACCCCGGAAGCTCTCTCTTGGTGCTGCTCTGCTGTCGCCGGGCCGCAGAGCTCCGGTTTGCATGGCCATCTTCATTGCCTGCAGGGAGAGAAACTTCATTTTTGTCAACAGCACAGAGCAGATTCTGGAGTGGCCCCCGCCAAGGGTGGGGCATCTCAGTATCCTAGGGAAAGATAGGATTcggtgggcagagggggagaggctAGGGCCTgaaggtccctgggtgggggaaaacacaaattttaaaacatttctcctGGGCGCAGCTGATCTCCAGCAAACTCCCTTGGGCATAAAGTTCCTCTTAAGCGTGTGACatcacctactccccctcaggtttgcctcaggaatttgacaaaagacctaactaaaaataagtagaccatACAACACGCGAGGCACAAAGAACAGTATGGCCAGAGACCACCCCTCATGCAGTGGAAACGAGTCAATCAAAATAGAATGTCTAGTGGGTCTCGGTGGTttagtgggttaagcttccaactcttggtttcagctcacgccatgatctctcggttcgtgggttcaagcctcacaataggctctgcgctgacagcatggagcttgcttgggattctcgatcactctctctgtccctcccccgcttgggcacactctctctctctctctcaaaataaatagataaacctaaaaaagaaaaaagaaagggatgaCTAGACACGTAGAGTTACCTacccaataagggtagaacctgtgAAGAaacaagggagaaggaaagggggccCCCCAAACCCTATAAAACAAGTCCCTTTCCTGTAGTCCATGGGCATTCACTTTCAgatgccccctctctgtaaagagagctttcctgcgattcttactttctgatcttatactctaataaacttttgtctGTTGGCGCCTATTATTCTGTGTCCACCTGTTCATTCTTCGAGCGACAATGAAccctgggtattgaggtaaaaaatcctgcaacccTTGGGGCTATACCTCCGAGAGGTGCTGCTTGGCCCCCTCCTACGTGGGTGAGGGTGCCAGCCTGGCACATGAGGCAAGCTCAGCAGCTTGGCCCTCATTAACCCTGAATCGACAACACTTAGAGCCAGTTAATCTTAAGGATTCAGTATTCGCCAGTGCCAGGTTATTCCCTTTAAATCTctgaaa
The sequence above is a segment of the Panthera uncia isolate 11264 chromosome A1 unlocalized genomic scaffold, Puncia_PCG_1.0 HiC_scaffold_16, whole genome shotgun sequence genome. Coding sequences within it:
- the OLFM4 gene encoding olfactomedin-4; this translates as MRTGLLCPLALLFLLGQTTGNLEPLVPGPSSSSFLDSVFVSNFISGLSSNDSFTPSPGSESQSLSNFTGFEDDHGTCHCSVTLPDTTFPVQRVERLEFTAHVLSQKFEKELSKVREYVQLISVYEKKLSNLTVRVEIMEKDTISYTELDFELIKIEVKEMEKLIIQLKDNFVGSTTIVDQLEVEIRNMSLLVEQLETLDKNNVLAIRQEILALKNRLKECEASKGENVTVSPPPPAPGSCGHGGVVNISKPTIVQLNWRGFSFKYGAWGRDYSPQQPNGGLYWVAPLNTDGRHLEYYRLYNTLDDLLLYINAREYRITYGQGSGTAVYNNYMYVNMYTSRNIAKINLNDSRVEVTQTLPDAAYNNRFSYANVDWQDIDLAVDENGLWVIYATEASTGNMVISKLNDTTLTVLDTWYTRQYKPSVSNAFMVCGVLYATRTLNTREEEIFYYYDTNTGREGSLNVVMPKMRERVQSINYHPFDQKLFVYNDGYLLNYDLIFNKEPK